gtgtattttaatcagtttttatttttaaaaaatgattaaataaaaatgagtttttttaaaaatatttttttttctcaaatcagTCCAAATAGGCTCTTagtttttctataaatttttataatacaatataggaCAAGGGTATTAGAACCACTAACCTCTTGCCCACTAAAATATACTTCATGTCAATTAAGCTATACTCGATTTGGCTCTAAAAATACAGGTTTTGGTCCTTAGGTTTGAAAATGTTGCACTTTTAGTTCCTAAGTTTTGAATTTGCTTTCAATTTAGttggtttcaaaatgttacaattttatcattgagatttgagttttgtttcaatttggtctatatgtttcaagatttacacttaaCCTATTTTCATTAAAGTTCACTTTCAGTCTTTGACGTTAATGTTTCACTTTTAGTATTTGACATTAAtgtcttttaattaatttaaagtaattatgaagtaatttaaatttttagtaatgatgaaaaatagtgaaacataattaattttgttaattattttaaattaattaatagacataaACGCTAACTATAATGATAAATTgagtttaaaagtttaaatattgaaatctagaaaccaaattgaaacaaaactcaactctcataaataaaattgtaatattttaaaacttaaaaattaaattcaaagattaaaagtataacattttgaaacttagaaacAAGATAGAGACTAGATTCAGAGAAATGAAAAAGATTAGTTTTTCTATAAACTATAATtagaattataaaaaaaaataaaataatatacaaatatactgtaaaattgaaacaattaaATTGTGGTTGGAGATTTTCTAGATGTCTGGGAATTTGTGCATAGAAATGCTATCAGAAtttaaaattgagtttgtgtttatttatgaaattaagcatgAAAATCTTATTATAATTGCAATAGATTgataatttaaagaataaataatattcagtatatcaataaaaagttaattaattatgaatcaataataattttaattataaatatttgaagatcgagtaatttataattaaaaccaaccaaTTAATGCATTTAATAAACGTCATACTAATTACAATCAAGcacttaattatttttattattaattaagttcaacattagtaattttacttttaattaaataatataagaaaatatattttaatggacaaatattatataaaatgtgaagaaaattagataaaaatatgatatattaataaagaatactaaaaagtgttttgtaaatatgatatgttaatgaTGAATTGAGTAATAAAAagtaatcaaaataaataataagtaataattatatgttcataataaataataaatgatcaaattaaaattaatctccataaattacttgtttattaaaaataataataataaattattattattgaaaaatgaagtttaatactaattaaatttaactaactcctgtttaataatgaaatatatttaagatattattagttaataaattaataatttatataaaaaataattccattcatttaataaatttttattataaaaataagttaaagNttttattaaattaatattaattaattagttagttAACTATATTCAAAGTGAAATGATATATAAAACgaaaaataggaaaagagaaaattcaccattctttaaagaataaaaaacccTTTATATGTGGGAAATGAGGATGCTGAGAATAATTTATTCCCAACAAAGAGTTGAAAACTGTGAAACAAAGCAAAAAAACCTGCAAACCAAAAGGTTGAAAGGATTTCGAATACTAGAAAATAAGTTGTTAAAAAAATACTCGAAAATAACAAAAAGCAACCACTCCCACGACCCCTCCAACCAACGAAATTGTGTGGGTCAAAACCGAAGATGAGTATTAAAATATAGATGTCGACATTtagatttcaatttaaaaaatatatagaatgaTGTAAGTcgtaaaatttattaaaaaaaaatatatatatttagattaataattaatcTGTTTTTattctcaaataaaattataaattttgatattaatattattatatattcatataagATTAAATAgacaatatattttatatatattttaccgtagtaataaaaaaaatattagagatATTAATGGATATTTAATATTGACGTAAAACTGTAAAACTGTTTGATTTAAGAAGGTATTGAGACGTGGACAGATATGAAAGGAGGTGCAttgaaagagagagaaactatATATAATATCAGAAAAAATTACGAGGAGTGTTTTTAATGATTTGAAGGGTGAGAATCTTGTAAGCTTTGTTGGAAGGGTGGTAACTATCCCAGAAGATGTATTGATCAGGATCAGGGCATGTTAATTTTGTAGATAAAGGGTTGCATAGAACGCTGACTTCTATGGTTCCTGTCCCACAACATCCTTTCTTCGCCTCTTCGAATCCTGAATAAATTAATTCCAATATGTAACACcgttatttaagaaaataaatgttttttcataaatatatttttatttaaatacgtGATCAAAACTATCTAAAATAGActttaaaagctattttgaaaGGTTGTTAAACACTTcattgacttattttttaaattaaacacttgaaaatatattcaaaacACACTCTTAATTCATAATAtcattaattaatgaataataattaatctattttctaaaattgatttacttattcactatattttctttaagattttgattttgatttttgaggTTGAAATTACTTATTTTGCCTCTAGAGTTTGGAggaatttttatcttttatatatagttggataaaatttcataaatagtctctaaatttttattaagttaagagatgaattctaaattttaaattaattgagttaaattctaactttcttcTAAATATAGGAATCAGATTTATAGTTTAACCTATTTTTAATTACAgtgaaaaaataatgaataaaactagtattttaaactaaaaatgaataaaagtagtatttgaaactaaaaaggaaatgaaaaactttataaaacaaaatgttaatttaatttgctATATCAGTAACTTATGAGGTTTcgtcaaattaaacaaaccaaccattgtcaaaatgagtataattcaatttttatagtATTTATACTATCAACTTCGTAATTAGAGatttaattttccaattaatGTATTGTAGAATATATTATTCCTATTAATTGAGgctaatttctatttgatacCTAGGATTTATCATTTTTACTCTAAATTTTTAGTATAGTTTTCATTTAcgtttttaagtttcaaaatattatattttttccttaaaacttagaatttatttttttatttagtctTCTATGTTGTAATATTATAGGCACTTTtacttcaaaaaaataaataaataaaactcaaatttcaagtAAAAGAATATAACGTTTTTTAgaactaaactcaaaacttaggTGAAATgtaatcccccccccccccaataatttatgaatgaaataattatttaaaaatgaatagaaaaaaaggagaaagaaatgaaaattaccATTTTCAGCAGGGTTTTGAATGAGGGCAAGAAACGGAGTGTAGATGTCAAAATACACAAACTTAGAATCCGAATACTCATTTCCCAGCGAAGCAATCAACGACGATAGCTTCGAATTGAAAAGCTTCGCCGCTGAATTGGCGGCTTCGGAGCATCGTCGGGCGGCGCCGCCGAAGAGTGTTCTCTGCGACGGAACGCAGCCGATCGCCGGCAAGCTGAGAATTCCTATCTTTCTTCCTCCAAGCGCGTAAAGCTGATGGAAGAAACTGGACGCCGATTGGAGCATCAGATCGGTGTACGATGCGACGTCGTAATGGGGCCGCCGAAACGGCGTGATGAAATAGGTGTTTGCAATGTCGTCGCTGCCGGTGCATACAATTATTATGCTTTTTGAAAGAATCGCCGTTGCTTTTTCTTCTCCGACGGCGGCTTTTATCTTCTTGATGTAATCTTTGAACAGCTCCAGCTGGTCGTTTAGCGAAAGGACGGACTGGTTTTGATTTGGACCcaaattaattgcattaaaaaaaaaaaaaaaaacctttccttctaaattttcgatctagtttttatttgatctccaaaacttcttttacaattatttcattttttttatttttgaaaattaaaagtagataataaacgAAGAATTTTGAAAGTAAAAGTAGTGTagatagacttaattttaaaaaacaaaaacaaaaacaaaaaatataatgGTTAGCAAATGAGATCTAGATTttcaaatgttacacattttttcttttaagttttgagttttatttcaatttagtatatttgagttttattttaatttggttgactttcaagattttatatttttagcctaaattttcattaaatactcacttttagtCATTTATGTCAATtgctattaattaattaaaaataattatgaagtaaaattttttaaatttaattttaaaattgataaaaaaaagagtggaacttaattaattataactcttttaatatttaatttattaacataaattagtACTATCGACggaaaatgaatatttagtaaataatcaaagttaaaagtataaattttgaaacatacaaaccaaattgaagcaaaattcaaatgttaaaaataaaattgtaacattttgaaatgtagagactaaattgaaactaaactcaaaacttaagaactaaatgtATAACGTTTTAAAATTCGtggactaaatagaaactaaattcaaagtttagtgatcaaaagatatttttttaaaaaaataataataataataagattttttttttcattgttcctTATTTTTTTGACTTTTTAATTGTGAAAGATTCAATTGCTCTCTAACATGACATGAGTCATAAGTCTCAAATCATAATTCATTTCGGAAAAAAAAAGGGTCCTACCATACATAATtgatatatatctatatatatatatatatattaaaaagaagtttaaatatcattttcgtttatattttttaaatatctaattttgGTCCAAATACTATTATTAACCGGcgataaaattattaatgttACTAGTTTATTATTGGTTTTTTAAGATAAAAGTCTCTGATAGTATTTCTCAGTTATAAAGATATATTATCTACCTAATGTATTTTCTTGcattgaaattattattattatttaatcaatttcaaccaaattttatttcaaaataatttaaaaagttgttaaaaatataaatattaaatttggaccattaaaaatatatcgactaaaatgaaatgaaaatactcaaaatatataaactatatatcTAAATCTTCGTGACCATATCAATCTTTTAAGTGTGATAATTGGTATCTTATCGTTTGAGCTATGTTTAGATTCGCACTACcatgtatttgattttttttttttttatcatttatctatttttgctaaaatttaacTATTCATAGTTCTTAAAACAGAATTTTAAACAAATCATCATGAATTGAATATATTTTACATGTTaaaaaaggttaaattataattgTAAATTAAACTGTATCTCCCATGGTCGATCTCAATCATAATCTTCTTCTCAAATCTATGAagaaataattgaatttagtttaCGATTTTcgttaagagaaaaaaaatatttttctgttCCTCAACTCCTCTTCTCCTTCGTTCTATTCCTCACCATTTAAAATAGTGTTATGAAACAATGATTACTCGCAATTCCTAACTTTGGTTATCAGTATAAGTTTTATGTCATTTGAGTTATATGTTTATTATGGTGGTTTGTATAGTACCGTAGATATGTAAAGATATGTGATTTTGTTCGTGcctattttaatatatagtatataatttcatagactgaaaaaaaaaaaaatcattaattgGTCAATGTATAAATGTACCGTTATCTTGGCCGTTAGAGGATCATATCCAGAAGCTCCCGAAGCAAAGCTGACGCCGGTGAGAAGGTCCTGCGTCGTCAAATGCGGATCAAGATACGCCGGCACTAACTCTTTCACACCAAACTCTTCCGCTATCAAGTTTTTCAACCCCAAAGAACAAAGTTTCAACAATAAATCACTAATATACCACATCAAGATTTAGaagcaaataaaattaaagcaCATGAATATTCTCATTCCGCCGTGTTAAATTacgaaaattatttttttttggaaaaattattcGAAGATATCAccacaattttaaaatcatttaatgtataaaagaaattgtcaaaataattaaatacgtATATAGTAGTTATTGAAAGGTATGTATATACGTACACATACTTGTTTCGTCCAACCATTATGGAACATAGATTTTTTTGCTACCcactttcattttttgttttaatacaTTAAGTGGTTGGTTATTGAGATTTTGTTTAGTAACTATTTATGTTTGTTATCTCctatattttaaatgacaaaattatttaaaaattttagaagaaaaaaaattaaagcaaaattattttaaataacaaaattattaaaaatgtttctaaataataataaaaaattacagtCTATTGTGGAGATGGTCAGTGTTACtacatttataaatattttgagttCATtctcctatatttgaaaacaataaactaaaattccgTTTGGAtgaatggttgaatttttaccaaatttaaaaaataagaacaaCATTTTGAaggttatttctaaaaaaatttgaaagtaaaaatagttcaagaaaaaaaaatattaccaaatgatctaaaatttttaaatatatatatatatttaaaaaaaaaaaaagttatcaaaCCGATGAATGATAAGGAGCCCAACCTACAAAATCGGTGGGGATTTTGCCGTTGCTAAACCTTCCGGTCGGCGTTCCGCCATTGAAGTCTCTTCCATAAGGTGGAAAGTTGCATTTAATCGAAGTTTTGATGTAGTTATTGTTGCCTGGATCGACAATCGAATCTCCGAACACGATTATCGCCGGAACCGCCTCGTTTTCCGGTAGCAAGTTGGAAGAACCAGCGGCAGCGCCGACGTGGCAAAAgcacaaaaataatataaaacaaaaaaagatcTCCAAGTAATTAGGAACCTTCATTTTGATTTGTGAGGACTGGTTTGAGTCAAGGTATGggtggatatatatatatatatacactacaTTTATATAATGGTAGTTTTGATTTATATAACATGTGACGTGTTTTGAGATCACTGGTTCTATGCGTCCGTTTTCACACCCGTTGATGATTTTGACATCTTCTTTTTAATAAACGCCTCTTTCTTTCCTCTTGACAATGTTGGGAGGGATAAAGACGGGGATTTTGATGgtatttggtttaattttgaaaataagtcattttagaaaaattaaaagtgtttgaaaattattcaaatctattttaaatcgattttatcaaaataacttaaataaaaatgagatttttaaaaaacatgttttttctttaatcaatCAAAACATACCCTTAAAAGATCAATAGTCaggtttcaaatgtttttcaaaatagtTATTTCTATTTAAAGCCttctaataatttttcttttaaaatacactttgaaaatttttcaaaagctattttgaatagTCGTGAAATACTTAaagtactagaaaagctactttattcttgttgatcttcttgtatacgcAAAACTCAttaacattttggtcaaaaaaaaaaaaaattgatcccagtatcaaatctaatgttccaagatctggacgcttgtttcaactcataaatggatcgattcagtttgcaaaccttttgcttctggtcttggactatgaatccttTGGGCTaagacataaatatattttcttcaaaattaccattcaaaaagacagtcttgacgtctatttgacatatttcatagtcataatatgtggctattgacaagagaattcttatagactttaacataacaacaaagaaaaagtttcctcatagtcaaccttttctctctaggtataaccctaGCTGAGTCTAgttttgaaggtttgtaccttcccagtTGCATCTCactttctcttatagatccatttgcaccatatgggttttacccctttaaCTAGATCTACAAGCTCTCATACTAAATTGGAAAACATTGACTTCATTTCAAGGTCTATTactttgacccattggtctTTATCTACGTCATTCATTGTCTGTCAATagaacaatggatcctcaattcaacatcaggtatgacgacctaAGTTTCAGTTAAACGCAAGTAGCGGTCAGGTCGTGatacaaccctcccactgcatcgaggcattctcaacaaTTGAGAAGGACGAGACGGACTTGAAGAACTAGCTCCTTcatcaactcttgttgaaggattagcttcatcaacaactcttgttggcTCTTCAGTAGTTTCTCTTAATACTAACTTagggttgtatgtcttaaaactcacaatttgtaatgttaaacattttctattatcgataaagatgttattgacatttattcaataaaactgttgttgaataGGTAAATTGTACTTGTataaactaaatccaataaactaagatctatggctattacatgaatacttgaactttatgtggagacataaagatggatcaagtttgagtaaataaccaaaacggtctatagtatatgaataaggttgggcaatttgtggtaacactatcggatgcggcccactttataaatagtacaaatgatgtaatcCTGAATTGTTTATGTAGAGATATGCAAGTGGGAGCGTCCTATGtgatgagtttgtataagactgggactaagaaataagtcactcttattttataatgcTATTTACTGTTTCAGATTGActttttcaaattgatgacctaggtaactcgacttgaatcctgagctaactatgaactcttgtttatttggaattatccttaaatttgtaaatataagggttgactcaatagcgacggctcaataagcctcccattttaggggtaagactgagtAGATAGTTGAaaacataggatgcaagatggaattcactcctacctgatttaggtatattagagaggttgttctcttaagtactgattcaggtcttgaacaagggccttaccctttcattggcttgatagggactcggtttagtgattggatcacaaacaaattattcattagaggatcagtgggacttaaggagcaagatgtaatttttgGGGTAAAAAAACTTTAGACCTAgtcattattacaaacaacctgtgaatgatcagctaattgattatggttaaatcaaatggatataaatatatatacagtgaggagaatgcaaccatcgagctatagtggtgtgtcttggtGGTTAACGAATAATGATTAATTCAGATTAAatagtttaaccgattaatatcaaatcgttgaagctcatgatctgtagatccatcaggtccctctactaactcgtaaaagattaaaacttggattagaatattgagtgaatttgaagtgttcaaattcagtttagagtttcaatttgaagtgttcaaatttcaatttaaaatttgaatattgaagtgttcaatttcaatttaaaatttgaatattgaagtgttcaatttcaatttaaaatttgaat
The nucleotide sequence above comes from Benincasa hispida cultivar B227 chromosome 3, ASM972705v1, whole genome shotgun sequence. Encoded proteins:
- the LOC120072875 gene encoding GDSL esterase/lipase EXL3-like, with amino-acid sequence MKVPNYLEIFFCFILFLCFCHVGAAAGSSNLLPENEAVPAIIVFGDSIVDPGNNNYIKTSIKCNFPPYGRDFNGGTPTGRFSNGKIPTDFVAEEFGVKELVPAYLDPHLTTQDLLTGVSFASGASGYDPLTAKITSVLSLNDQLELFKDYIKKIKAAVGEEKATAILSKSIIIVCTGSDDIANTYFITPFRRPHYDVASYTDLMLQSASSFFHQLYALGGRKIGILSLPAIGCVPSQRTLFGGAARRCSEAANSAAKLFNSKLSSLIASLGNEYSDSKFVYFDIYTPFLALIQNPAENGFEEAKKGCCGTGTIEVSVLCNPLSTKLTCPDPDQYIFWDSYHPSNKAYKILTLQIIKNTPRNFF